A window of Clostridium sp. 'White wine YQ' contains these coding sequences:
- a CDS encoding 2-hydroxyacyl-CoA dehydratase, giving the protein MYNLGLDVGSTTVKLVVLNASNKIVFSRYKRHFSDIKSTIIGLIRESYKQLGNTEISISITGSGGLSVAKWLGVNFIQEVVACTKTVEEVIPQTDVAIELGGEDAKITYFKGGIEQRMNGSCAGGTGAFIDQMASLLKTDASGLNDLAKDYEVIYPIAARCGVFAKTDVQPLINEGAKKEDIAASVLQAVVNQTISGLACGKPIRGKVAFLGGPLFFLSELRKRFIETLNLKDDDVIFPENSQLFVALGAAISSKEHETVIFKDIVDKLKDLTNIEEHEIDSLRALFKDEEELQEFKNRHDKNKAKRAEFENYTGNCYLGIDAGSTTTKVALIGEEGQILYSYYGSNEGSPLVRVVGILKDIYEKLPKTAKIVNSTVTGYGEGLIKSALHIDIGEIETIAHYKAAEHFLPGVDFILDIGGQDMKCLRIKNGVIDSILLNEACSSGCGSFIETFAKSLNMEVKDFAKEALYASNPVDLGSRCTVFMNSRVKQAQKEGATVGDISAGLSYSVIKNALFKVIKIRRKEEMGKKIIVQGGTFYNDAVLRSFELVSEREVIRPDIAGLMGAFGAALISRERYIQDSESNILKAHELESFSFDTTLERCGLCGNNCLLTKNKFSNGETFISGNRCERPIIGKVSNDDVPNLYDYKYKRTFNYIPLKKEEAKRGTIGIPRVLNIYENYPFWFTFLNDLGFRVELSPRSTKQIYEMGIETIPSESACYPAKIVHGHIMALVNRGIENIFYPSIAYEKKEDERANNHYNCPIVTSYPEVIKNNMDVIQEKNINYINPFFSLNDKERLLPRLVEEFKGFNVTVEECKKALDLAWNEREKYKQDIRDKGEEVIAYLKETGKKGIVLGGRPYHVDPEINHGIPNIITSYGMAVLTEDSVAHLGNLERPLRVVDQWTYHSRLYSAAAHVCENDNLELVQLNSFGCGLDAVTTDQVQEILNASGKIYTVLKIDEGNNLGAVRIRVRSLKAAIEERVRNNYVPVKEEFKYKSPTFTKEMRKTHTILAPQMSPIHFDLVEAAFNSSGYKVVVPEEDKMAIEEGLKYVNNDACYPSIITIGQIIHALKSGKYDLNNTSVIISQTGGGCRATNYIAFLKKALVEAGFENIPVLSLNAVGMEKHPGFKLTLKLLNKALMSLVYGDLFMRVLYRVRPYEKVKGSANELYEKWRAIAIESVKKGSLSSFKKTVRGIIKEFDELELLDIKKPRIGVVGEILVKFHPLANNDVVSIIENEGGEAVVPDLLDFFFYSAYDSDFKYRYLSFSKKSKNNGHLAIWAMELYRKEMKKALEESERFHPPVSIQELGNMASQILSLGHQTGEGWFLTAEMMELIESGVNNIICMQPFACLPNHVTGKGMIKALKHKYPLSNIVAIDYDPGASEVNQLNRIKLMFATAFKNLDANQKPKKVLWLNEEVRNI; this is encoded by the coding sequence ATGTATAATTTAGGGTTAGACGTTGGGTCTACCACCGTTAAATTAGTAGTATTAAATGCGTCTAATAAAATAGTATTTAGTAGATATAAAAGACATTTTTCAGATATTAAAAGTACAATTATAGGATTAATTAGGGAATCTTATAAGCAATTAGGAAATACTGAAATATCAATAAGCATTACAGGTTCAGGCGGACTTTCAGTTGCAAAGTGGCTTGGAGTTAATTTTATACAAGAAGTTGTAGCTTGTACTAAAACTGTAGAAGAGGTTATTCCACAAACAGATGTTGCAATCGAATTAGGCGGAGAAGACGCTAAAATCACATATTTCAAAGGTGGAATTGAGCAAAGAATGAATGGTAGTTGTGCTGGGGGGACAGGTGCATTCATTGATCAAATGGCATCTTTATTAAAAACTGATGCCTCTGGGCTTAATGATCTTGCTAAGGATTATGAAGTTATATACCCAATTGCAGCAAGATGTGGAGTTTTTGCTAAAACAGATGTACAACCCTTAATAAATGAAGGGGCAAAGAAAGAAGATATTGCAGCTTCTGTTTTACAAGCAGTAGTTAATCAAACAATAAGTGGACTTGCATGCGGAAAACCTATAAGAGGAAAAGTAGCCTTTTTAGGAGGTCCATTATTCTTCTTATCAGAGTTAAGAAAAAGATTTATAGAAACATTAAATTTAAAAGATGATGATGTGATTTTCCCAGAAAATTCTCAACTTTTTGTTGCATTAGGTGCGGCAATATCATCAAAGGAACATGAAACTGTTATATTTAAAGATATTGTAGACAAGCTAAAAGATTTAACTAATATTGAAGAACATGAAATAGATAGTTTAAGAGCCCTATTTAAAGATGAAGAAGAACTTCAAGAATTTAAAAATAGACATGATAAAAATAAAGCAAAAAGAGCTGAATTTGAAAATTATACTGGAAATTGCTATTTGGGAATTGATGCTGGATCAACAACAACTAAGGTGGCTTTGATAGGCGAAGAAGGACAAATATTATACTCATATTATGGATCAAATGAAGGAAGCCCATTAGTAAGAGTTGTTGGTATATTAAAGGATATCTATGAAAAATTACCTAAGACTGCTAAGATTGTAAATTCAACAGTAACTGGTTATGGAGAAGGTTTAATAAAGTCAGCACTACATATTGATATTGGAGAAATAGAAACAATAGCTCACTACAAGGCTGCAGAACATTTCCTTCCAGGTGTAGACTTCATTTTAGACATTGGTGGACAAGACATGAAATGTCTTAGAATTAAGAATGGTGTAATTGATAGTATACTATTAAATGAAGCTTGTTCATCAGGGTGCGGTTCATTTATCGAAACCTTTGCTAAATCACTTAATATGGAAGTTAAAGATTTTGCTAAAGAAGCATTATATGCGTCTAATCCAGTAGACTTAGGATCAAGATGTACTGTATTTATGAACTCAAGGGTAAAGCAAGCTCAAAAGGAAGGAGCAACAGTAGGAGATATTTCTGCTGGACTTTCTTACTCAGTTATTAAAAATGCTTTATTTAAAGTAATTAAAATTAGAAGAAAAGAAGAAATGGGTAAGAAAATCATTGTTCAAGGGGGTACCTTCTATAATGATGCAGTTCTTAGAAGTTTTGAGTTGGTTTCAGAAAGAGAAGTTATAAGACCAGATATTGCAGGACTAATGGGCGCCTTTGGTGCAGCATTAATATCTAGAGAAAGATATATTCAAGATTCTGAGAGTAATATTCTTAAGGCTCATGAATTAGAAAGCTTTAGTTTTGATACAACCCTAGAGAGATGTGGTCTATGCGGTAATAACTGTTTATTGACAAAAAATAAATTCTCTAATGGAGAGACATTTATATCAGGAAATAGATGCGAAAGACCTATAATAGGTAAAGTATCAAATGATGATGTACCTAATCTCTATGATTATAAATATAAAAGAACATTTAATTATATTCCATTAAAGAAAGAAGAGGCCAAAAGAGGAACAATAGGAATTCCTAGAGTATTAAATATATATGAGAATTACCCATTCTGGTTCACTTTTTTAAATGACTTAGGTTTTAGAGTGGAATTATCACCAAGAAGCACTAAACAGATTTATGAAATGGGAATAGAAACTATACCTTCAGAATCTGCATGCTATCCAGCTAAAATTGTTCATGGACATATAATGGCATTAGTTAATAGAGGTATTGAAAATATTTTCTATCCTTCTATTGCGTATGAGAAAAAAGAAGATGAAAGAGCAAATAATCATTACAATTGTCCAATAGTAACCTCCTATCCAGAAGTAATAAAAAACAATATGGATGTAATACAAGAGAAAAATATTAATTACATTAATCCATTTTTCTCATTAAATGATAAGGAAAGACTGCTTCCAAGACTAGTTGAAGAATTTAAGGGCTTTAATGTAACTGTTGAAGAATGTAAGAAAGCTTTAGATTTAGCTTGGAATGAAAGAGAAAAATATAAGCAGGATATAAGAGATAAGGGAGAAGAAGTAATAGCTTACCTAAAAGAAACTGGAAAGAAGGGTATCGTTTTAGGAGGAAGACCATATCATGTGGATCCTGAAATAAACCACGGTATACCTAATATAATTACTTCTTATGGAATGGCTGTCTTAACAGAAGATTCTGTTGCTCACTTAGGAAACTTAGAAAGACCACTTAGAGTTGTTGACCAATGGACATACCATTCAAGATTATATAGTGCAGCAGCACATGTATGTGAAAATGATAATTTAGAATTAGTTCAATTAAATTCCTTTGGTTGCGGACTTGATGCAGTTACTACAGATCAAGTACAAGAAATTTTAAATGCTAGTGGGAAAATATATACAGTATTAAAAATAGATGAAGGAAATAACTTAGGTGCTGTTAGAATAAGAGTTAGAAGCTTAAAAGCAGCTATAGAAGAAAGAGTTAGAAATAATTATGTTCCAGTGAAGGAAGAGTTTAAATATAAATCTCCTACATTCACAAAGGAAATGAGAAAAACTCATACAATATTAGCACCTCAAATGTCTCCTATTCATTTTGATTTAGTGGAGGCTGCATTTAATTCGTCAGGCTATAAAGTTGTAGTGCCAGAAGAAGATAAGATGGCTATAGAAGAGGGCTTAAAATATGTAAATAATGATGCTTGTTATCCTTCTATAATTACAATAGGACAAATAATTCATGCATTAAAATCAGGAAAGTATGATTTGAATAATACATCTGTAATCATCTCACAAACTGGTGGTGGTTGTAGAGCAACTAACTATATAGCATTCCTTAAAAAAGCATTAGTTGAAGCAGGGTTTGAAAATATTCCAGTACTATCACTTAATGCAGTTGGTATGGAAAAACATCCTGGCTTTAAGCTTACACTTAAGCTACTAAATAAAGCTTTAATGTCACTTGTATACGGAGATTTATTCATGAGAGTTTTATATAGAGTAAGGCCTTATGAAAAAGTTAAAGGAAGTGCAAATGAACTATATGAAAAGTGGAGAGCAATTGCTATTGAAAGTGTTAAGAAAGGTTCATTATCAAGCTTTAAGAAAACAGTTAGAGGAATAATTAAGGAATTTGATGAATTAGAACTTCTAGATATTAAAAAGCCAAGGATTGGAGTAGTAGGTGAAATACTAGTTAAATTCCATCCATTAGCTAACAATGATGTTGTAAGTATAATAGAAAATGAAGGTGGAGAAGCTGTAGTTCCAGATCTTTTAGATTTCTTCTTCTATTCAGCTTATGATTCAGATTTTAAATATAGGTATCTTTCATTTAGCAAAAAGAGTAAGAATAATGGACACCTAGCTATTTGGGCTATGGAGTTATATAGAAAAGAAATGAAAAAAGCATTAGAAGAAAGTGAAAGATTCCATCCGCCAGTAAGTATTCAAGAATTAGGAAATATGGCATCACAAATATTGTCCTTAGGACATCAAACTGGTGAAGGTTGGTTCTTAACTGCAGAAATGATGGAGCTTATAGAAAGTGGTGTTAATAATATTATTTGTATGCAGCCATTTGCTTGTCTACCTAACCATGTTACTGGAAAAGGAATGATTAAAGCACTTAAGCATAAATATCCACTATCTAATATAGTTGCTATCGATTATGATCCAGGTGCTTCTGAAGTAAACCAATTAAATAGAATTAAGCTTATGTTTGCAACAGCATTCAAGAATTTAGATGCAAATCAAAAACCTAAAAAAGTTTTATGGCTTAATGAAGAAGTTAGAAATATTTAA
- a CDS encoding HAD family hydrolase, producing the protein MIKLIASDMDGTLLNSKGQLPKDFFKIAKKVLNKGVVFVAASGRPYHTLRNNFHEIKDDILFLAENGAYVMYKGKELYSSTMSKERVHKIIEEARKVPETNIVLCGKKRAYIENSDDEVFMEEFNKYYHEYEKVDDLLLVEDDIIKVSIHDKLGSAENSNNIITPVWGEEFQITVSGQVWLDIGKKGINKGKSLRTIQRLLGVQKEETMVFGDYYNDVEMLGEAYYSYAMKNAPEDVKSYSRFIAKTNDEEGVIQVIREKVLKEA; encoded by the coding sequence ATGATTAAGTTAATTGCAAGTGATATGGATGGAACATTATTAAATTCAAAAGGTCAATTGCCTAAGGATTTCTTTAAGATAGCAAAAAAAGTTCTAAATAAAGGAGTCGTTTTTGTTGCTGCAAGCGGAAGACCGTATCATACATTAAGAAATAATTTTCATGAAATAAAAGATGATATCCTTTTTTTAGCTGAAAATGGTGCATATGTAATGTATAAGGGCAAGGAACTATATTCCTCAACTATGTCAAAAGAAAGAGTCCATAAAATTATTGAAGAAGCTAGGAAAGTTCCTGAAACCAATATAGTTTTATGTGGTAAAAAAAGAGCTTATATTGAAAATAGTGATGATGAAGTATTTATGGAAGAATTTAATAAATATTATCATGAATATGAAAAAGTTGATGATTTACTTTTAGTTGAGGATGATATTATTAAAGTATCAATTCATGATAAATTAGGTTCTGCTGAGAATTCTAATAATATAATTACTCCTGTTTGGGGAGAGGAATTTCAAATCACAGTTTCAGGACAAGTTTGGTTAGATATAGGAAAGAAAGGTATAAATAAAGGGAAATCACTAAGAACTATCCAAAGATTGTTAGGAGTTCAAAAAGAAGAAACCATGGTTTTTGGAGATTATTATAATGATGTTGAAATGCTAGGGGAAGCCTATTATAGTTATGCAATGAAGAATGCTCCGGAGGATGTAAAATCATATAGTAGATTTATTGCAAAGACAAATGATGAAGAAGGAGTAATTCAAGTTATAAGGGAAAAGGTATTGAAGGAAGCTTAG
- a CDS encoding valine--tRNA ligase yields MSENNISTTYDPKEFEERIYKVWEEKKYFTPEVDRSKKPYTIVMPPPNITGKLHLGHALDNTLQDILIRFKRMQGYCTLWLPGEDHASIATEVKVENELLKQGIVKKELGRDAFLEKVWEWSDEYRERIRTQLKKMGVSADFTREAFTMDENLNKAVRHVFVKLYNEGLIYQGNRITNWCPKCETALSDAEIEYKEQEGNFWHIKYPVKDSNEFIEIATTRPETLLGDTAVAVNPNDERFSHLVGKTLILPLVGREIPIIADEYVDIEFGTGAVKITPAHDPNDYEVGKRHGLKEIRIMDDKGVINSLGGKYAGLDRYEARKAMVSDLEEEGLLVKIKPHTHNVGTHDRCSTVIEPIISKQWYVKMESLAAPALDVVREKKTKFIPERFEKVYYNWMENIQDWCISRQLWWGHRIPVFYCDECGELMVSEEKPGSCTKCGSNKITQDSDVLDTWFSSALWPFSTLGWPDKTDDLDFFYPNSVLVTGYDIIFFWVARMIFSGIHNMGETPFENVLIHGIIRDSEGRKMSKSLGNGVDPLEVIDTYGADALRFMLVTGNAPGNDIRYYPERVESARNFANKIWNASRFLMMNLDKDLMNKYKDEKDYSLADRWILSRCNTLIKEVTDNLEKFELGIALQKVYDFMWNELCDWYIELVKPVFYGEDEKAKGIAYNVIYDVLQTGLKLLHPVMPFITEEIYTHLCDESESITISSWPEYNEGLVDAKAEKEMGYIIDAIKSLRNVRVEMNVPPSRKAKVVAYINKEAEEAFKNGISYFEKLASASEMEFIENKNNAPENAVSVVVEVGELFMPLLDLVDREKELDRLNKEKTKLEGEIKRVEGKLSNERFTAKAPQDVVEAEKAKGEKYKEMLEAVLLRIKALG; encoded by the coding sequence ATGAGCGAAAATAATATTTCAACAACCTATGATCCAAAGGAATTTGAGGAAAGAATTTATAAAGTATGGGAGGAAAAAAAGTATTTTACTCCTGAAGTAGATAGATCAAAAAAACCATATACAATAGTTATGCCGCCTCCAAATATAACTGGAAAATTACATTTAGGGCATGCGCTTGATAATACGCTTCAAGATATACTAATAAGATTTAAGAGAATGCAAGGATATTGTACTCTTTGGCTTCCAGGAGAAGACCACGCTAGTATAGCAACTGAAGTTAAAGTTGAAAATGAATTATTAAAGCAAGGAATTGTAAAAAAAGAATTAGGAAGAGATGCATTTTTAGAAAAAGTATGGGAATGGTCAGATGAATATAGAGAAAGAATAAGAACTCAGCTAAAGAAAATGGGAGTTTCTGCAGATTTTACAAGAGAAGCTTTTACTATGGATGAGAATTTAAACAAAGCTGTTAGACATGTTTTTGTTAAATTATATAATGAAGGTCTTATTTATCAAGGAAACAGAATTACAAATTGGTGTCCAAAATGTGAAACTGCTTTATCTGATGCAGAAATAGAGTATAAAGAACAAGAAGGTAACTTCTGGCACATAAAGTATCCAGTTAAGGATTCAAATGAGTTTATAGAAATTGCAACTACAAGACCAGAAACATTACTAGGGGATACTGCAGTAGCTGTTAATCCTAATGATGAAAGATTTTCACATTTAGTAGGAAAAACTCTTATATTACCATTAGTAGGAAGAGAAATTCCTATAATTGCAGATGAATATGTTGATATTGAGTTCGGAACTGGTGCCGTTAAAATTACGCCAGCACATGATCCTAACGATTATGAAGTAGGAAAGAGACATGGACTTAAAGAAATTAGAATAATGGATGATAAGGGAGTAATTAATTCTTTAGGTGGTAAATATGCAGGCTTAGATAGATATGAAGCTAGAAAAGCTATGGTTTCTGACCTTGAAGAAGAAGGATTACTTGTAAAAATAAAACCTCATACTCATAATGTAGGAACACATGATAGATGTAGTACAGTAATCGAACCAATTATATCAAAACAATGGTATGTAAAAATGGAATCTCTTGCAGCACCTGCACTAGATGTAGTTAGAGAAAAGAAAACAAAATTCATACCTGAGAGATTTGAAAAAGTTTATTATAACTGGATGGAAAACATTCAAGACTGGTGTATTTCTAGACAATTATGGTGGGGACATAGAATACCAGTATTCTACTGTGATGAATGTGGAGAACTAATGGTAAGTGAAGAAAAACCAGGTTCATGCACAAAATGTGGCTCTAATAAGATAACTCAAGATAGTGATGTTTTAGATACATGGTTTTCATCTGCCTTATGGCCGTTTTCAACATTAGGATGGCCAGATAAAACAGATGATTTAGACTTCTTCTATCCTAATTCAGTACTTGTTACAGGTTATGATATTATATTCTTCTGGGTAGCAAGAATGATTTTCTCTGGTATTCACAATATGGGAGAAACACCATTTGAAAATGTTCTTATTCATGGTATCATAAGAGACTCTGAAGGAAGAAAAATGAGTAAATCTCTTGGTAATGGAGTAGATCCATTAGAGGTAATAGATACTTATGGTGCTGATGCACTTAGATTTATGCTTGTTACAGGAAATGCACCAGGAAATGATATAAGATATTATCCAGAAAGAGTTGAGTCTGCAAGAAACTTTGCTAATAAAATATGGAATGCATCAAGATTCTTAATGATGAATTTAGATAAAGATTTAATGAATAAGTATAAAGATGAAAAAGACTATTCATTAGCTGATAGATGGATATTATCTAGATGTAACACTTTAATTAAGGAAGTTACAGATAATTTAGAGAAGTTTGAATTAGGTATTGCATTGCAAAAAGTTTATGATTTCATGTGGAATGAGTTATGTGACTGGTATATAGAATTAGTTAAACCTGTATTCTATGGAGAAGATGAAAAAGCTAAAGGAATAGCATACAATGTAATATATGATGTACTTCAAACAGGATTAAAGCTTCTTCACCCAGTTATGCCATTTATAACAGAAGAAATATATACTCATTTATGTGATGAAAGTGAGTCAATTACTATTTCAAGTTGGCCAGAATACAACGAAGGCTTAGTTGATGCTAAAGCAGAAAAAGAAATGGGATATATAATTGATGCTATTAAATCACTTAGAAATGTAAGAGTTGAAATGAATGTTCCACCATCAAGAAAAGCAAAGGTAGTTGCATATATAAATAAAGAAGCAGAAGAAGCATTTAAAAATGGAATAAGCTACTTTGAAAAGTTGGCTTCAGCTTCTGAGATGGAATTTATAGAAAATAAAAATAATGCTCCAGAAAATGCTGTTTCAGTTGTAGTTGAAGTTGGTGAATTATTTATGCCTCTATTAGATTTAGTTGATAGAGAAAAGGAATTAGATAGATTAAACAAAGAAAAGACTAAACTTGAAGGGGAAATTAAGAGAGTAGAAGGAAAACTATCAAATGAGAGATTTACAGCAAAAGCTCCTCAGGATGTAGTTGAAGCTGAAAAAGCTAAAGGAGAAAAATATAAAGAAATGCTTGAAGCTGTACTTCTAAGAATTAAAGCGTTAGGTTAA
- a CDS encoding bifunctional folylpolyglutamate synthase/dihydrofolate synthase yields MEYKKSIEYIHSLNKFGMNFGLSRTERLLELLGNPHKKVKFIHLAGTNGKGSTTAMISNILKEAGYKVGMFTSPYLEEFEERIQINGVNIPKDHLTKCVNEIREIVDVVAEEGLGQPTEFEVITCIMFKYFYDMKIDFGVIEVGLGGKLDSTNVLTPILTVITSISFDHMNILGNTLKEIASEKAGIIKENVPVVLYPQERDALEVIKAKAKELESKIYNVNPISSKFLGVLQKDSKVFQRMQYTIENKSLEINLPLLGKHQIVNCLTAITAIKVLEELGEISISYNVISKGLEEVEWKGRMELLSDKPYILIDGAHNIDGIRKLKENLRTYFNYKNLVLILGILADKQVDEMIREICPLAKEVVAVTPHSDRAELSEVLRDKILEQEIEAISMDNYEEAYRYAVSKIAEDDMLLICGSLYMIGDMRKLIRNNI; encoded by the coding sequence ATGGAATATAAAAAAAGTATTGAATATATTCATAGCTTAAATAAGTTCGGTATGAATTTTGGATTAAGTAGAACGGAACGGTTACTTGAACTATTAGGTAATCCACATAAAAAAGTAAAATTTATTCACTTAGCAGGTACTAATGGCAAGGGTTCAACCACGGCTATGATAAGTAATATATTAAAAGAAGCAGGATATAAAGTTGGTATGTTTACATCTCCATATTTAGAAGAGTTTGAGGAACGTATACAAATAAATGGAGTGAATATTCCAAAAGACCATCTGACTAAGTGTGTCAATGAAATAAGGGAAATAGTTGATGTAGTTGCTGAAGAAGGATTAGGTCAACCTACAGAATTTGAAGTGATTACATGCATAATGTTTAAATATTTTTATGATATGAAAATAGACTTTGGAGTAATAGAAGTTGGACTTGGTGGAAAGTTGGACTCTACTAACGTATTAACACCTATTTTAACTGTTATAACTTCAATTAGTTTTGATCATATGAATATTTTAGGTAATACCTTAAAGGAAATAGCTAGTGAGAAAGCTGGTATTATTAAAGAAAATGTTCCAGTTGTATTATACCCACAAGAAAGAGATGCTTTAGAAGTCATTAAAGCTAAGGCTAAGGAATTAGAATCAAAAATATATAATGTTAATCCTATTTCTTCAAAATTTTTAGGAGTGCTACAAAAGGATTCTAAAGTATTTCAAAGAATGCAATACACTATAGAAAATAAAAGCTTGGAAATAAACTTACCTTTATTAGGTAAACACCAGATAGTTAATTGCTTAACTGCTATAACTGCAATAAAGGTTTTAGAAGAACTTGGTGAAATATCAATAAGCTATAATGTTATTTCTAAAGGGTTAGAAGAAGTTGAGTGGAAAGGTAGAATGGAACTATTAAGTGACAAACCTTATATACTAATTGATGGGGCACATAATATAGACGGAATAAGAAAACTTAAAGAAAACCTAAGAACTTACTTTAATTATAAAAATTTAGTATTGATTTTAGGGATACTGGCTGATAAGCAAGTAGATGAAATGATTAGGGAAATATGCCCTTTAGCAAAAGAAGTTGTTGCAGTTACTCCACATTCAGATAGAGCCGAATTATCTGAGGTTTTAAGGGATAAAATCTTAGAACAAGAAATAGAAGCTATTTCTATGGATAATTATGAAGAGGCATATAGATATGCGGTAAGTAAGATTGCCGAAGATGATATGCTTTTAATTTGCGGTTCACTATATATGATTGGAGATATGAGAAAGTTAATTAGAAATAATATTTGA
- a CDS encoding LTA synthase family protein: protein MLAYNTNKEKRFLGTFRDTIKDIVHNKYFIITFILIFLKSILFMALISDDKANGINPMRVFYSFPPFLVYFSFILIFLSFGFLFSKKGQAISFLVLNVVFTIFIIGDLWYFRSNSSFISLYMLKMTSNLDNLGSSIISMVRLVDLAFIIDIVVLLIMIIRDKQIKVKRNLLAFLLALILPILYLTYAHIKIDTYNKGFENQMIFRKSWSPNQTISNLTPIGYHIFDSYNYYKESKPYELSSEEKKQTEDWFSKKKENLPDNKYFNSMQGKNVLIIQWESLENFVIGQKVNGQEITPNLNRILKNSYYFDNFHEQTWNGTSSDGEIITNTSTLPVREGATAFRYPGNQYQYSFPNIFKNMGYSTFASHPDKGSYWNWMPVLKSVGYEKTADSTNYNIDEVINLGISDRSYLSQYADKLKELKAPFLSYTVTLTSHSPFELPEADKTLKLPSNLENTKLGGYFQCINYTDKYIGDFFDKLDKEGILKNTVVVIYGDHEGVHKFYGDEVQKTSGLEPWMKENNREVPLIIYNDSISGEVKHVQGGQVDTLPTVAYLFGVNLDKESNKTVGRNLLNTKKDFTILETREFVGTESYNGEKEDMLKAIDLSDKLIRANYYK, encoded by the coding sequence ATGCTAGCTTATAATACTAACAAGGAAAAAAGATTCTTGGGAACATTTAGGGATACAATAAAAGACATAGTTCATAATAAGTATTTTATAATTACATTTATACTTATTTTCTTAAAGTCAATTTTATTTATGGCATTAATTTCAGATGATAAAGCAAATGGAATTAATCCTATGAGAGTATTTTATTCATTTCCACCTTTTTTAGTTTATTTTAGTTTTATCTTGATATTTTTATCATTTGGATTTTTATTTTCTAAAAAAGGACAAGCTATTAGTTTTTTAGTACTTAATGTTGTGTTTACAATATTCATAATAGGTGATTTGTGGTACTTTAGAAGTAATTCTTCATTTATATCATTATATATGCTTAAGATGACCAGCAACTTAGATAATTTAGGTTCATCGATTATTTCAATGGTTAGATTAGTAGATTTAGCATTTATTATAGATATTGTTGTTTTATTAATAATGATAATAAGAGATAAACAAATTAAAGTAAAAAGAAATTTATTAGCATTTCTATTAGCATTAATATTACCAATTCTTTATCTAACATATGCGCATATAAAAATAGATACATATAATAAAGGCTTTGAAAATCAAATGATATTTAGAAAGAGTTGGAGTCCGAATCAGACTATATCAAATTTAACTCCAATTGGATATCATATTTTTGATTCATATAATTATTATAAGGAATCTAAGCCATATGAACTTTCAAGTGAAGAAAAGAAACAGACTGAAGATTGGTTCTCAAAAAAGAAAGAAAATCTTCCTGATAATAAGTATTTCAATAGTATGCAAGGGAAAAATGTTCTTATAATTCAATGGGAATCATTAGAGAACTTTGTAATTGGTCAAAAAGTTAATGGACAAGAAATTACTCCAAATCTTAATAGGATTCTAAAGAATTCTTATTATTTTGATAATTTTCATGAGCAAACATGGAATGGTACAAGTTCTGATGGAGAGATAATTACTAATACATCAACACTACCAGTTAGAGAAGGAGCCACAGCATTTAGATATCCAGGAAACCAGTATCAATATTCTTTCCCAAATATTTTTAAGAACATGGGATATTCAACTTTTGCATCTCACCCAGATAAAGGTTCATATTGGAACTGGATGCCAGTACTTAAATCAGTAGGATATGAAAAAACTGCAGATTCAACAAATTATAATATTGATGAAGTAATTAACTTAGGAATTAGTGATAGAAGTTACTTAAGCCAATATGCAGATAAACTAAAAGAATTAAAAGCTCCATTTTTATCTTATACGGTAACATTAACCAGTCACTCGCCATTTGAGTTACCAGAAGCTGATAAGACCTTAAAGTTACCAAGTAATTTGGAGAACACAAAACTTGGAGGATATTTTCAGTGCATTAATTACACCGATAAATATATAGGAGATTTCTTTGATAAATTAGATAAAGAAGGAATACTAAAAAACACTGTTGTAGTTATCTATGGAGATCATGAAGGGGTTCATAAGTTTTATGGAGATGAAGTTCAAAAAACAAGTGGACTTGAACCATGGATGAAAGAAAATAATAGAGAAGTTCCACTTATTATTTATAATGATAGTATTTCTGGAGAAGTAAAACATGTTCAAGGTGGGCAAGTTGATACATTGCCAACTGTTGCATATCTATTTGGTGTGAACTTAGACAAAGAAAGTAATAAAACAGTCGGAAGAAACTTACTAAATACTAAGAAAGATTTCACCATACTTGAAACAAGAGAATTTGTAGGGACAGAATCTTATAACGGGGAAAAAGAAGACATGCTTAAGGCTATCGATTTAAGTGATAAGCTTATTAGAGCCAATTACTATAAGTAG